One window from the genome of Vicugna pacos chromosome 21, VicPac4, whole genome shotgun sequence encodes:
- the LOC140687919 gene encoding uncharacterized protein isoform X1, with the protein MGATSGSRALPRFSTSQPARLDPAAQVQVQELQASQEQQDQQEQQALQEWQDQQELQALQEWQDQQELQALQERLDEQEWRALQELWALQEWQALQELQALQDRLDQQERQVLQERPDQQERQALQERRALQEWQALQEPRALQERRALQERLDQQERQALQERQALQERLDQQERQAVQERRALQERLDQQERRALQEQLDQQEWQALHMQLEQQDLHVQQEQLEGVRGLLLDPGGPVFVLWRLPLPLPALDL; encoded by the exons atgggcgccacctcgggcagcagggccctgccccggttctccacatcccagccagcccgcttggacccag cggcccaggtgcaggtgcaggaactgcaggcttctcaggagcagcaagatcagcaggagcagcaggctcttcaggagtggcaagatcagcaggagctgcaggctcttcaggagtggcaagatcagcaggagctgcaggctcttcaggagcggctagatgagcaggagtgGCGGGCTCTCCAGGAGctgtgggctcttcaggaatggcaggcgcttcaggagctgcaggctcttcaggatcggctagatcagcaggaacggcaggttcttcaggagcgtccagatcagcaggaacggcaggcgcttcaggagcggcgggctcttcaggaatggcaggctcttcaggagccgcgggctcttcaggagcggcgggctcttcaggagcggctagatcagcaggagaggcaggctcttcaggagaggcaggctcttcaggagcggctagatcagcaggagcggcaggctgttcaggagcggcgggctcttcaggagcggctagatcagcaggaacggcgggctcttcaggagcagctagatcagcaggaatggcaggctcttcatatgcagctggagcagcaggatcttcatgttcagcaggagcagctggagggagttcgcggtctcctgctggaccctggtggtcctgtgtttgttctctggcgtcttcccctgcccctgcctgctctggacctgtaa
- the LOC140687919 gene encoding uncharacterized protein isoform X2, giving the protein MHAGPARPAAGRQAAAGLRLRLAAAQVQVQELQASQEQQDQQEQQALQEWQDQQELQALQEWQDQQELQALQERLDEQEWRALQELWALQEWQALQELQALQDRLDQQERQVLQERPDQQERQALQERRALQEWQALQEPWALQERRALQERLDQQERQALQERQALQERLDQQERQAVQERRALQERLDQQERRALQEQLDQQEWQALHMQLEQQDLHVQQEQLEGVRGLLLDPGGPVFVLWRLPLPLPALDL; this is encoded by the exons atgcacgctggccctgcacgcccggcagctggacgtcaggctgcagctggactacgtctccgcctcgcag cggcccaggtgcaggtgcaggaactgcaggcttctcaggagcagcaagatcagcaggagcagcaggctcttcaggagtggcaagatcagcaggagctgcaggctcttcaggagtggcaagatcagcaggagctgcaggctcttcaggagcggctagatgagcaggagtgGCGGGCTCTCCAGGAGctgtgggctcttcaggaatggcaggcgcttcaggagctgcaggctcttcaggatcggctagatcagcaggaacggcaggttcttcaggagcgtccagatcagcaggaacggcaggcgcttcaggagcggcgggctcttcaggaatggcaggctcttcaggagccgtgggctcttcaggagcggcgggctcttcaggagcggctagatcagcaggagaggcaggctcttcaggagaggcaggctcttcaggagcggctagatcagcaggagcggcaggctgttcaggagcggcgggctcttcaggagcggctagatcagcaggaacggcgggctcttcaggagcagctagatcagcaggaatggcaggctcttcatatgcagctggagcagcaggatcttcatgttcagcaggagcagctggagggagttcgcggtctcctgctggaccctggtggtcctgtgtttgttctctggcgtcttcccctgcccctgcctgctctggacctgtaa